The sequence below is a genomic window from Lepus europaeus isolate LE1 chromosome 9, mLepTim1.pri, whole genome shotgun sequence.
CCCCAGCATCCATGGCCGGACCGTGCCCGCCTGCCTTGGCGGTCACGTTCTCCCCTCGCCAGCAGAAGTGGTCGCTGAGCCCCAGGGGGCTCATTCAGTACTGGACGTGTGGCTGATACAGGTAAGGGACTGGATTCCAAACTCTggtgttttcattcatttaaaggaAATCTGATTAACACACACGTCATTTAAACACAACGAAAATGAGGATGGAGTTGAGCCTGAGTGCGTTCTGCCCTTGATGGTGCAGGATGGGCTCTGCTGCCTTTGGCTTCCTCTGGTACGAAAGACGAGGCGGACCCTGTAGTGGCCTCCCTGCGTCCATCCTCATCCCGGTTCTGCCTGCTGGCCACTTCTCACTCGGGGACGCCGCTGTCAGACGCAGTGAGAACATGTCACACTCGTGCCTAAAAATCCACGATGGCTCCCCGGCCCCCTGCACCACGCTCCCGGGACCTGAGGCGCTGGACAAGGAAGCAGTGGCAGGGGAAACAGCGCCCCCTGGAACTGCACGAAGTCACGAGGCAAGACAGCCACACAGGACATGGCAGGAAGGGTCGAGACGACGCCTTCCGCGTGCTCAAAAGGCTGATTTCATCCACTtaagttctaaaaaaaaaaaaaattgctggtaGTTCCCccttgaaaaagagaaaaagagaagaagggCAAATGTCCAAGTTATCATCAACTACTTTTCATTAagaatattttgtcttttattgtgataaaatacacataataGAACATTTACCATCTGAACCCACGTTAAGTGCACCGTTGATTCTGTGACATTAATTAGCATATTCACAGTGCTTCAGCTCCTGTCCTCTCCCCCGGCTGACACTGTCCCAGGGAAccagcaaccccccccccccccgcccccgccatgccccttcctggctctgtggctctggctcctagaAACCGCCCACAAGCAAAGTCCTTTGCTGACTGGCTGGTTTCATTAGCGTAATATCCTCTCCTCAAGGCTCATCCATGCGGGAGAAGGTGTCCGAGTTTTGCTGGTGAGTTCATCTGATGACGGACGCTtgggctgcttctgcctctgggcTATTGTGAAAAAATGCTGTGATGAACATGGGTGTGCAAATAACCGGGTCTCCCCTTTCAATTCTTTGGGGGTGTCTGCCGGAAGTGGGACTGCTGGGCCAGATGATAATTCTATACCTACTTTTTTGAGGAGCCGCCAGAATGTTTTCCGTAGCGAAAAAAGTATATTCTAACTACTATAAAGTTATTTCCAAAATCCCTTGCTGGtgctttaaaacaaaaccaaaccgtGCCAGAGGAAGTGAGCCGTAGTCAGAGTTGTTGAAGGTACTGGTTCCTGTGCGTCGTTCTAGAACATTCCTAAGCATATGCAAGCTGTGGGCGTGTGCAGTTTTCTTACACAACCAGGATCCTCTTAAGCTAGGTATTGCATTGACTTTTAAAACACAGAGGGAAAGGtttgccatttgctggttcactcctcaactggccacaacggccggagctgtgccaatctgaagccaggggcttcttctgggtctcccacgtgggtgcaggggcccaaggacttgggccatcttctactgctttcccaggccatagcagagagcaggattggaattgGGGCATCGGGGAcctgaaccgacgcccatatggatgccagcactgcaggcagttagcctcctatgccacagcgctggccccagcacactGTTTTCAAGGTTGATCCATCTTGGACCATGTGTCAGTACTTTATTCCTTCTTATGGCTGAAGCACATTGCGCTGTAGGGAGAGACCACGTTTTCGTCACTGTTGGTTATTAAGAATAacactgctggggctggtgttgtagcacagccgGATGTGAtggcagaatcccatatgggcgcaggttcaagtcccggctgctccacttctgatccagcgccctgctaaagtgcctgggaaagcagcagcagaaggctcaagtgcttgggcccctggcacccatgtgggatacccggatggagttccaggctcttggcttcagcctggcccagccctggccattgtggccatctggttagtgacccagtggatggaaaaatctttgtctccccctctctgttaactctgcctttcaaacaaataaataaatcttaaaaaaaaaatactgcagcTACGGACATGTACACcaagatttcatttctcttgggtatatttGCAGCGCCTGGCCGTGTGACCCCGGGCACCAAACTCCCCCTGTGCCTGGATTCTCACACCTGCGAGCGCAGACTGAATCGGCTAGCGTGCGAGTTAACCAGGGTACGGTAAACGCCTGGATGTTGTGTATTGGTGTCCCTTCTGGGTCCCACTACCAGTTCCGATTCAAAGCGGGGGAGCCTCGTGCTCCACGCGGGGAACTAGACCTCAGCCAACTGAGCTGGCGCATCTCCctgccgcgccccgccccgcccaagCCCCGCCCAAGCCCCGCCCCCGTCACGTGGGCCCCGGCAGCCCTCGCGCGCCACCCCGCGGCTCTCGCGCACGCGCGGCTCCGGCCCGGGGGCGGGTTCCGCGCCGGCCCTTGGCCACCACCAGCTCAGGGGCGGCCGCACGGCGTCGCGCGCACGCTCGGGCGGGGCGGCCAGCTCTTCTCCGGCGGCTGCTGAGGCGCCGCTGCCGGGCCGAAGATGGACCTCCCGGTGCTGCTCCCAGCCCCGGCCGCGCGCAGAGCCCAACATGGCGGCGGCGAGCCCGGCAGGCTCCGCCGGGGCCCGGGGCCTCCGCTCGGCTCGGGCCCCGCGCGCCGccgcctgctgctgctgcggaGCCCCGAAGATGGCGGTCCTGGGCCGCGGCACGGGGAGGCCCCCGGGCCGAGCCCGCCGCCCGCCGAGGACGGCGGCGACTCCTTCGTGGTGCTGCTGGAGGTGGCGcgcggggccgccgccgccgaggcTCCCGAGCGCCGGGAGGCcgagcccgcccccagccccgccggaGGACCCGAGCAGGGCCTCGGCGGTGCGGCCGCCGCCCCCGGCGCCGCCCTCGCGGGCACCGTCACCATCAACAGCCAGGACCTGCTGGTGCGCTTCGACCACGGGGTCTTCACGCTggcgcccgcgccgccgcccgcgtcggggccgccgccgccgccgctccgcccgcccgcgccgcccgGCACGGCGACCGCGCACCCCGCCGAGAATCGCCGTGGGCCCGCGGGCGCCGGCCCCGGCGCGCCGGGCTACCGCTGCCCCGAGCCGCAGTGCGCGCTGGCCTTCGCCAAGAAGCACCAGCTCAAGGTGCACCTGCTGACGCACGGCGGCCTCCAGGGCCGGCGGCCCTTCAAGTGCCCGCTGGACGGCTGCGGCTGGGCCTTCACCACCTCGTACAAGCTCAAGCGGCACCTTCAGTCGCACGACAAGCTGCGGCCCTTCGGCTGTCCGGTGGGCGGCTGCGGCAAGAAGTTCACCACCGTCTACAACCTCAAGGCGCACATGAAGGGCCACGAGCAGGAAAGCCTGTTCAAGTGCGAGGTGTGCTGTGAGCGCTTCCCCACGCACGCCAAGCTCAGCTCCCACCAGCGCAGCCACTTCGAGCCCGAGCGCCCGTACAAGTGTGATTTTCCCGGTAACGGCGCGCCACGGGctggcgggggcgggcggggtgTCCCAGGCGGCCGCCCCAAGGTGCCAGATTCCCCTACTTGGGGCTGGGGACTGAGGCCCGGGAACAGGTGCATTCTGGTGTGTTTGTGCGTGCCATGGTGTCTGCTGGGTGATTGGATGTGAGACCTGAACAGGGTTGCTGTGCGCAATAGTCCCAGCTGGTCTCCCCGGTGGGGGCGGCAACAGATGCTCGCTTGGGCTGCTTCCGGTTAGTGAGAGTGAGAAGATGAAGGGACCACAGCCCAGACCTCAGACCCTCAGGGCCGTGTTCCAGTGGCGTGGCGTGGCCCCGGTTTTGTGCCTTTTGTACCTGGATTTCATCTAGACGTGCCGGTTTCGCAGAGTTTTAAAAAGTGATCCTCTGTCAAGGTTTACAATGGCCCTGGTGTTCTTGCCTGTGGACTGTCTCGGACAGAACACACTGGCTCAGAGCCTGCGTTTCTTAGGGGAATCTGATGGTGGCTGGGACCTCCCGCCGGGTgtagggcagggcagggacccgGTGCCTCCAGGCGGGCCCAGGGTTTTGTGTTGGCTGACAGGTGGGCTTCacgagaggagggagagggaccgGTGTGGCGCCTTGCAGTGGCCCAGATCTGAGCTAGctgagggcctgagccagggtatggcagggagtggggaggggcttCCCGCAGGGGACCCTGCAGAGGGAGCATCGAAGGGCACCGGCTACTGATCTGGGGAGAGGTCTGGCTGAGGAAGGGAGACTCGGGCTCAGGTGTACCTTACCTGTTGGGAAAGTTGGGAGGGTGGGCTCTCGATTGAGGCCAAAGTGCGTGAACTTAGGGTGTTAACAGGGAGCCGCATTGCCTGGTTGTTGTTGCCGGGGAGCGTCGGGTTCCTTGGTCCGTGCGCTGTTTTTCTTGGTGGCAGTCACAGCGTGCTGACAGCTTGTTCAGGGCTCTGAGAAGAGCCACAGCAGAGGCACCTGGTAAACGTTGTGCCGCCTCGGATACACCTGTCTGATCTCCGGGTGCTCTGTCGCGGGAGAAGTGCTGGGTGGCTGTCTGGGCACTGGGGATGAGGAGCTTGCTCGGGCTGGGGGCTCAACTGGGGGCCGAGGGTCGAGCAGATGGAGAGAGCAGGGAGCCCCGCGGAAGTGGACAGAAGGACCCAGAGAGGCCAGAGGCGGAGGAGGGGCTGCGGTTgcagaggatggggtgggggggtcgTGCATGTGTGGGCCTTGcagaggatggggggggggggggtcgtgcATGTATGGGCCTTCGGAATCTGCCCCCACCAGACAAAGTCATGCTCCTCAGTTAACGTCTCTTGGGGTTTCCTTGGGTCCCACACGAGCAGCCTTGTCGCCTGAGTTTGGAAGGGACGCGGAAGGGCGTGGAGCTGCAGAACTAGCCGGCGGATGACGGTCACTGGGGGACTTTCTCGTGACCCAGTGCTCCGTCTCCAGGTCGTGGGTGTGCCTGTCCCCTCTTCGCAGCTGCCCTGCTGTGGCTGTTACAGAGGGGAACTTCTGAGACGTCCCTTCCACCCCCGGCGGGCACGGCGTGGCAGGGTTGACTGGCGCTGGCCGTGCGGTTTGTCAGCCCTGAGCAGGCTGTGAGCAGGGCTTGTTTTCCCACCCAGGCTGCGAGAAGACCTTCATCACGGTGAGCGCCCTGTTCTCCCATAACCGAGCCCACTTCCGGGAGCAGGAGCTCTTCTCTTGCTCCTTCCCCGGGTGCAGCAAGCAGTACGACAAAGCCTGCCGGCTGAAGATCCACCTGAGGAGCCACACAGGTAGCGCGGTGGGCGGGCGCTGTGCGGCAGGCCGCGGTGTGCCCGCGTCGTCTCGGTCACGCGCCTGCTGTCTTCTCTCCCCAGGCGAGAGGCCGTTCGTGTGTGACTCTGACAGCTGTGGCTGGACGTTCACCAGCATGTCCAAACTCCTAAGGCACAAGAGGTAGGGAGCCCTTTGACGGGGTGTGTCTTGGCAGCTTGGAAAACCCCCAGTGTGTCAGGAGCAGACACCTGTGGGTGGAAGTCTTTGTAGGTGTGTGTAAGTTACTAGTGAGAAAAGCTCAAAGTAGATGACTTGGAAAATTGAGAACATAAGGAGGAAGTTACTCTCTGTCTACAGAGTGTTTCTGCGTATGCCTTTGGCATACTTTATACGCAAAAACTCCAGTGCTCATCTCTTAACATAGTGGGGTCAGCGTTTCTCGTGTCCCGCATGCTTTTCCTGCTGGGAATGACAGCCTTGAAGCCCGTGTCCACGTGC
It includes:
- the ZXDC gene encoding zinc finger protein ZXDC isoform X1 — its product is MDLPVLLPAPAARRAQHGGGEPGRLRRGPGPPLGSGPARRRLLLLRSPEDGGPGPRHGEAPGPSPPPAEDGGDSFVVLLEVARGAAAAEAPERREAEPAPSPAGGPEQGLGGAAAAPGAALAGTVTINSQDLLVRFDHGVFTLAPAPPPASGPPPPPLRPPAPPGTATAHPAENRRGPAGAGPGAPGYRCPEPQCALAFAKKHQLKVHLLTHGGLQGRRPFKCPLDGCGWAFTTSYKLKRHLQSHDKLRPFGCPVGGCGKKFTTVYNLKAHMKGHEQESLFKCEVCCERFPTHAKLSSHQRSHFEPERPYKCDFPGCEKTFITVSALFSHNRAHFREQELFSCSFPGCSKQYDKACRLKIHLRSHTGERPFVCDSDSCGWTFTSMSKLLRHKRKHEDDRRFTCPVEGCGKSFTRAEHLKGHSVTHLGTKPFACPVEGCCARFSARSSLYIHSKKHLQDVAAPKSRCPVSSCNRLFTSKHSLKAHVVRQHSRRQDLFPQLAAPSALPPSSELANIDLAALFSDTPGGSGSAAGSDEALSSGILTIDVTSVSSSLGGAVPASSSSLGPIDPLVLVAHSDVPPSLDSPLVLGTAATVLQQGSFSVEEVQTVSSGALGCLVALPVKSLSQDPPTLTASSTLATHVAAPTSASTSHENASAPELVTPIKVEQDSAAGPAGLGPPEGSLGAPQSVLSSSVGPHSAPKDAELSVGTGGLCLDGGGPARTDCRATQLAKGKKEERGAAQVRRVCAGRAQEGRGSWRGQE
- the ZXDC gene encoding zinc finger protein ZXDC isoform X2, producing MDLPVLLPAPAARRAQHGGGEPGRLRRGPGPPLGSGPARRRLLLLRSPEDGGPGPRHGEAPGPSPPPAEDGGDSFVVLLEVARGAAAAEAPERREAEPAPSPAGGPEQGLGGAAAAPGAALAGTVTINSQDLLVRFDHGVFTLAPAPPPASGPPPPPLRPPAPPGTATAHPAENRRGPAGAGPGAPGYRCPEPQCALAFAKKHQLKVHLLTHGGLQGRRPFKCPLDGCGWAFTTSYKLKRHLQSHDKLRPFGCPVGGCGKKFTTVYNLKAHMKGHEQESLFKCEVCCERFPTHAKLSSHQRSHFEPERPYKCDFPGCEKTFITVSALFSHNRAHFREQELFSCSFPGCSKQYDKACRLKIHLRSHTGERPFVCDSDSCGWTFTSMSKLLRHKRKHEDDRRFTCPVEGCGKSFTRAEHLKGHSVTHLGTKPFACPVEGCCARFSARSSLYIHSKKHLQDVAAPKSRCPVSSCNRLFTSKHSLKAHVVRQHSRRQDLFPQLAAPSALPPSSELANIDLAALFSDTPGGSGSAAGSDEALSSGILTIDVTSVSSSLGGAVPASSSSLGPIDPLVLVAHSDVPPSLDSPLVLGTAATVLQQGSFSVEEVQTVSSGALGCLVALPVKSLSQDPPTLTASSTLATHVAAPTSASTSHENASAPELVTPIKVEQDSAAGPAGLGPPEGSLGAPQSVLSSSVGPHSAPKDAELSVGTGGLCLV